One part of the Mycobacterium marinum genome encodes these proteins:
- a CDS encoding CD225/dispanin family protein: MTQPPPPGYPPQQPPAGQQPDNYLVWSILVTLFCCLPLGIVAIVKSTQVSGLWAQGRYAEAQAAADSAKKFTMWSAIAGIIVFVIYGILMAVGALNAGTSNAAMLAAGMF, from the coding sequence ATGACACAGCCACCACCGCCCGGATACCCGCCGCAGCAGCCGCCTGCCGGGCAGCAACCCGACAACTATTTGGTCTGGTCCATTCTGGTGACGTTGTTCTGCTGTCTTCCCCTCGGGATCGTTGCGATCGTCAAGTCCACGCAGGTGAGTGGCTTGTGGGCGCAAGGGCGTTACGCGGAGGCCCAAGCGGCTGCTGACTCTGCCAAGAAGTTCACCATGTGGTCGGCCATCGCCGGGATCATCGTGTTCGTCATCTACGGCATCCTGATGGCCGTGGGCGCGCTGAACGCGGGGACGTCGAACGCTGCGATGCTCGCGGCGGGGATGTTCTAA
- a CDS encoding DUF2752 domain-containing protein: MVTHQGAVRLSLGAPLLVAASTTLVCAAIWVGDPTTPHGPLPVCPTKALLGIDCPGCGSLRMLYSLMHGDLLAAARFNALGLAATALLVWAYLVWTYGRLVGRRIGGWQRSRWAAPVTLSLVLVWFVVRNIPVAPFNALFV, encoded by the coding sequence ATGGTGACCCACCAAGGGGCGGTCCGGCTGAGTCTGGGCGCGCCGCTGTTGGTGGCGGCGTCCACGACATTGGTGTGCGCCGCCATCTGGGTGGGGGATCCGACCACTCCGCACGGTCCACTACCGGTGTGTCCCACCAAGGCACTACTGGGAATTGACTGCCCGGGCTGCGGCAGCCTGAGAATGCTGTACAGCCTGATGCACGGCGATCTGTTGGCCGCAGCCAGATTCAACGCGCTTGGTCTGGCGGCCACAGCGCTCTTGGTGTGGGCCTACCTGGTTTGGACTTACGGTCGTTTGGTTGGCCGGCGCATAGGCGGTTGGCAACGCAGTCGCTGGGCGGCACCAGTGACGTTGTCGCTGGTGCTGGTCTGGTTCGTGGTGCGCAACATTCCGGTTGCGCCGTTCAACGCGCTGTTCGTCTGA
- a CDS encoding M28 family metallopeptidase, with protein sequence MVKKSRTVPAMVAVAVVAFLVVGCVRWSTQTQTQPQPATSNPAAAEFAEALRNRVTTEAMMGHLTKLQEIADANNGTRAVGTPGYEASVDYVVNILRNSGFDVQTPEFSARVFHSEKGSVDVGGMTAEAHALEYSLGTPPDGVTGPLLLAPSDDSPGCTPSDYDNLPVKGAVVLVDRGECQFAQKEDAAAQRGAVALIIADNVDEQMMGGTLGVNTDVKIPVVSVTKSVGLQLRGKSGPATIKLTASSQSFKARNVIAQTKTGSTSDVVMAGAHLDSVPQGPGINDNGSGVAAVLETAVQLGNSPHVHNAVRVAFWGAEELGLIGSRNYVQSLDLDELKNIALYLNFDMLASPNPGYFTYDGDQSLPLDERGQPVVPEGSAGIERTLVSYLRLSGKIAQDTSFDGRSDYDGFTLAGIPSGGLFSGAEVKMTEEQAKLWGGTADEPFDPNYHQKSDTIDHIDRTSLGIQGGGVAYAVGLYAQDLTGRNGVPVIGDRTRHVLAKP encoded by the coding sequence ATGGTGAAAAAATCACGGACCGTGCCGGCGATGGTTGCCGTGGCTGTTGTTGCTTTCCTTGTGGTGGGTTGCGTTCGCTGGTCGACGCAGACGCAGACCCAACCGCAGCCTGCTACCAGCAACCCCGCCGCAGCCGAATTCGCCGAGGCGTTACGCAATCGGGTGACCACCGAGGCCATGATGGGGCACCTGACCAAGTTGCAGGAGATCGCCGACGCGAACAACGGCACGCGGGCGGTGGGCACGCCTGGCTATGAGGCCAGCGTCGACTATGTCGTCAACATCCTGCGCAACAGTGGTTTTGACGTGCAGACGCCCGAGTTTTCGGCCCGGGTGTTCCATTCCGAAAAGGGATCGGTGGACGTCGGCGGGATGACCGCGGAGGCGCACGCGCTGGAGTACAGCCTCGGCACCCCGCCGGACGGGGTAACCGGGCCGTTGCTGCTCGCGCCGTCGGATGACAGCCCCGGTTGCACTCCCTCCGACTACGACAACCTGCCGGTCAAAGGCGCGGTGGTACTGGTGGACCGCGGCGAGTGTCAGTTCGCTCAGAAAGAAGACGCCGCCGCGCAGCGCGGCGCCGTTGCACTGATCATCGCCGACAATGTCGACGAGCAGATGATGGGCGGCACCTTGGGGGTGAACACCGACGTCAAGATCCCGGTAGTGAGTGTCACCAAGTCGGTGGGGCTGCAGCTGCGCGGCAAGTCCGGGCCCGCGACGATCAAGCTCACGGCGAGCAGTCAGAGCTTCAAGGCCCGCAACGTCATTGCTCAGACCAAGACGGGGTCTACCAGCGATGTCGTGATGGCGGGTGCGCATCTGGACAGCGTGCCGCAGGGGCCAGGCATCAACGACAACGGTTCGGGCGTGGCTGCAGTATTGGAAACCGCGGTACAGCTGGGCAATTCGCCACACGTGCACAACGCCGTTCGCGTTGCGTTCTGGGGCGCCGAGGAGCTGGGCCTGATTGGATCGCGCAACTACGTCCAGTCGCTGGACCTCGATGAGCTCAAGAACATTGCGCTGTATCTGAACTTCGACATGCTGGCCTCGCCCAATCCCGGATATTTCACCTATGACGGTGATCAGTCGCTACCGCTTGATGAGCGCGGCCAGCCGGTGGTGCCCGAAGGCTCGGCGGGAATCGAGCGCACTCTGGTCTCCTATCTCAGGTTGTCCGGCAAGATCGCGCAGGACACCTCGTTTGACGGTCGTTCCGACTACGACGGATTCACCTTGGCGGGGATCCCGTCGGGTGGCCTGTTTTCCGGTGCTGAGGTCAAAATGACCGAGGAACAGGCAAAGCTGTGGGGCGGCACCGCCGACGAACCCTTCGATCCCAACTATCACCAGAAATCCGACACCATCGACCACATCGACCGCACGTCGCTGGGCATCCAGGGAGGCGGTGTGGCCTACGCCGTGGGCTTGTACGCGCAAGACCTGACCGGCCGAAACGGCGTTCCAGTCATCGGGGACCGTACCCGCCACGTGCTCGCCAAACCATGA
- a CDS encoding M28 family peptidase → MIRATVLRFGATLALACALAGCAAPKSLPPTAAPALSRDLAAKVTGDGMFAHLRALQTVADSNGGNRATGTPGYDESVDYVVKALKAKGFEVTTPEFQRLYTVSEGKPTLTVAGRSYSVDQASLLVQTPPGGLAGPPVRPSRSDGCAVADYPPALPDNAIAVVDDTGCSVVDKHNSAVAKGAAGLIVISAAQDRGSSANLFGPGYYNQLKVPVAVVGASGAAALAHTNAPIRLVLDTENIQIKSRNVLAQTKTGTPDEVVMVGARLDSPPGSPGINSAGSGVAAVLETALQLGPLPPVTNAVRFAFWGDGINGAMDYVFGMDSEGLNSIALYLNFDMLGSPNAGYFTDDGDQSGLPGTGVRSADVPEGSAAIERTLAGYLNLAGKRPADMPLSIRSDYHPFLVAGVPIGGMTTGASQTKTTVQARLWGGQAGVAFDPQYLSVGDTVDNINRQALEVMGSGVAFAVGAYAESIRGVNGVTPHDKRHRARVS, encoded by the coding sequence ATGATCCGGGCAACGGTGCTGCGTTTCGGCGCGACACTGGCACTGGCTTGTGCGTTGGCGGGATGCGCGGCGCCTAAATCACTACCCCCGACCGCGGCGCCGGCCCTCAGTCGTGACCTGGCGGCAAAGGTCACCGGCGACGGCATGTTTGCGCACCTGCGGGCGCTGCAGACAGTCGCCGACTCAAACGGCGGAAATCGGGCAACGGGGACACCGGGTTACGACGAAAGCGTCGACTATGTGGTGAAAGCGTTAAAGGCCAAAGGATTTGAGGTAACCACCCCGGAATTCCAACGGTTGTACACCGTGTCGGAGGGGAAACCGACACTGACGGTCGCCGGCCGCAGCTATTCGGTGGACCAGGCCTCGCTGCTGGTCCAGACGCCACCGGGCGGGCTGGCCGGACCGCCGGTCCGGCCCAGCCGGTCAGACGGTTGCGCCGTAGCCGACTACCCGCCAGCGCTGCCCGACAATGCGATCGCCGTGGTCGACGATACGGGGTGTTCGGTGGTCGATAAGCACAACAGTGCGGTGGCCAAGGGCGCTGCGGGGCTGATCGTGATCAGTGCGGCACAGGATCGGGGAAGCTCGGCCAACCTGTTCGGTCCCGGTTACTACAACCAACTCAAGGTGCCGGTCGCGGTGGTCGGCGCCAGCGGCGCCGCCGCCCTGGCCCACACCAACGCGCCGATCCGGCTGGTGCTCGATACCGAGAACATCCAGATCAAGTCCCGGAATGTGCTGGCACAAACCAAAACCGGCACGCCGGATGAGGTGGTCATGGTCGGCGCGCGCCTGGACAGCCCGCCTGGAAGTCCGGGGATCAACTCCGCGGGTTCCGGGGTGGCCGCTGTGCTGGAAACGGCGTTGCAGTTGGGTCCGCTGCCGCCGGTGACCAATGCGGTGCGGTTCGCTTTCTGGGGGGACGGGATCAATGGCGCCATGGACTACGTCTTCGGAATGGATAGCGAAGGGCTCAACAGCATCGCGTTGTATTTGAACTTCGACATGCTTGGATCCCCCAACGCCGGCTATTTCACCGATGACGGTGATCAGTCCGGTCTGCCCGGGACCGGCGTGAGATCGGCGGATGTGCCGGAAGGCTCAGCGGCCATTGAGCGGACGTTGGCCGGGTATTTGAACCTGGCGGGAAAGCGCCCAGCGGACATGCCGTTGAGTATCAGGTCCGACTACCACCCGTTTCTGGTGGCGGGGGTGCCGATCGGGGGCATGACCACCGGTGCCTCGCAGACGAAAACTACTGTGCAGGCCAGGCTTTGGGGTGGACAGGCCGGTGTCGCGTTCGATCCCCAGTATCTGAGCGTCGGCGACACCGTCGACAACATCAACAGACAGGCATTGGAGGTCATGGGCTCGGGAGTGGCGTTCGCGGTGGGAGCGTATGCGGAGTCCATCAGGGGTGTCAACGGCGTCACCCCGCACGACAAGCGCCACCGCGCGCGAGTGTCGTGA